A window of Equus przewalskii isolate Varuska chromosome 6, EquPr2, whole genome shotgun sequence genomic DNA:
TTTCCTGGCCTCCTCTGCGAAGGAGGTGGGTCCCCTGAGCTGTATCCTATAACCCCATATTTTTATtgcagacagaaagcagaaataTAGCTTCATCTAGTAGATGGAAGTCGAGCTGACAAATCAACTTTGTCCTTTCTGATTTACCCTCAAAAGAGAAGATGCCATCAAAAATGTGTTTGACTTTGTCATTCCTGAATCCTGGAGCAGATAACCTCACTAAACAGACAAAGTTTGATGATTCCCTGACACTTACTTTTCCTCGGTTTCAAATGAGATCACTCATTATAGTACTTGACACATGCATTCTTAAAGTAATAGTTTTTTCACACAGGGATGTAACTGTTGATAAATTCTTTCAAACAGTAAGCTTTTTATCTGTCTCTTGGTACGAACTCCTATATGGAAGCATGTTTGTGGAGTAGAAGGAGGAGAAATCTCAGAATTCTAAAAGCATGGTAGAGTACAAGGCAGAAATGAGAGTCGACTCAAGAGAGACTATTTCAGTGGAGTACAATTGATACTGGCCTTAGAATTAGGTATGAATTTGAATCACAGCTATACTGCTTATAAACTTTACGTCCTTGGATGAGATATTTAACTTTTCCcacctcagattcctcatttataaattagtgattaaaaaaactacctcattatattattatgaataaaataagtGGTGGATATGGTGGGTAGAGTAGGAAAAGTTGAGGAACAGTTGACAGACACATGTTTGGTTTCGTGGACAATTGAAAACAGGACATAACTTACCatcacacacatactcacactcaCACTAACAATTTAGTATTCAGATCATGCTACTTGGATGTCACAGaagatgaaagaatgaaagaaattagtaaaacataaaattactctCTTTTTATAAGCTCAATCCTTCCAAATTAAATTTCCTGATAAAATAGGAATGAAATGAGGTCTGAAGCTTTCTTATGTTGAACTCCCTACAAACAAAGCCAGAGACAGAGATTCACATGTATGTCATTTATTAATGAATGCTCTCAGGACACTGGTGGTGAGGAAAAGCAGGGTAGACCAGGGAAGGAGATAAGCAAAGACATAGAGTTTAATGTCAGAAGTTAAGAGGGTTGGTATATGTCCATGACCTGCTTCCTGGGGACCAGGGGCTGTAGTCTTGGTGAGGCAATTCTAGTTGAGTTGAGAACAATAACCTGAAGAAAGCAGTAAATGTGAGCTTTGAGCAACCAACACTCACAGGGACAAAGAGTAGGTGCATAGTTCCTAACAGATACAGACGAAGCACCAATGACACCAATAACATGTTATATAAAGTTCCTTCTCTTGGCTCACCTAGTTCCTTCTCTGCTCTGATTGAGATGTAGTGAAGACACAGCTTCCACCCTTTGAGATTGCTTTAACTTGAGTTTCAAGTCCTTTCCTAACTCATCAGAATACTTCAGTCAAATAAGAAAAGTGTTACTTTATTTCTTGAGATAGTCATACTTGTAAAAGGGAGTCAGGATGTATATACAAAAATACACTATTCAAAAAATATGGAAACCTATTCTTTCAGTCCCGCAGGCCTTGCTCATAGTAAAAATAGGGAGAAGGAACTATCTCCTGCTCTCAGAAATACTAGTTAGCCACTGATAGATGCTCGGGAGATGGCAGCAACATTAGAGCTAAATATTTGGGTAGTAGCATAAGAATGAGGgtaaagagagaaggaggagctaACTATGTCTAtttcatcttatttatccatGGTTCCTCTTATCACAATTTTTTATAAGTAGGTACTGCCTAGGGGAATAAATATATCATTCATGAAATAAATTCATGATCATTTGATGGAGAAGGGAGGAATCAATGAGATAGTTGGGATAATAAGTGATTACAGCACTAATCAAGGAAGAATACATCCTTCATTAAGGGAAAATTCTTGAGCTTCAGTGATCAAACATATAGGGCCTCACAATTTGTGTGCATATCTCTGGGAGAATTCATGGGAGCCAGAAATTGAATTGGATATAAATAGACCAaacttttctccatttcatcCAAACTGACTCATAATTTTATATCCTTATAACTGTTTCTGTCTGCCAGTTTTCTAATCCCAAAGAAATATATGTTAGATATATTATAGACAAAGCTATAAACACTCCAGGCATTGTTATCACAAGACTTGAATggcaaacagagagaaagagagtcagtatacagaggtttttaaaaaatattgcacaAGACGTGGGCTTAAAGAGATACTTTACTGCAAGTTGTAACtcttttaacaattattttatcAAGATCATGGGTGACTAACATGAGACTTCTTTGCTCCCCTGCCAAAAACCAGAGATCTCACATTCTGTGTAAGGGACTGTGATGGTTAGAGATCAGGCTCCAACTCTATGGGTGgtgaaaagataaagaatgcCACTCTGGATCTGCTTGGTTTTGGCACTGTAGATTACAGGATTCATTAGTGGAGGGAACAGAAAATACACATAGCTCATAATGAGGTGGACAATATGTGGAACCTGCTTCCCAAACCGATGAATCAGAGACAATCCTATCACTGTGATGTAGAAAACCAGGACACAGCAGATATGGGAGACACAGGTGTTGAGGGTCttggccttctcttctctggagGTGATCCTCAGAACACTCTTGAGTATCAACACATAGGAGATAAGGATGATCACAGAATCTAGCACAAATATAAGGACTACAAGCACAATTGGATACAGTCGATTGAATGTGGTGTCTGCACAGGCCAGTTTGATGACATCCTGGTGAAGGCAGAATGCATGGGAAAGGACGTGGGAGTGGcaataagggaaaaaatagaggGGTAGGATTGGGGGGACAACAGATACAAATCCTCTCATCATAACTCCAAACCCAATTTTCACCACTTGAGTATCAGTGAGTATAGAAGTATACCTTAGGGGGTTGCAAATGGCAATAAAACGGTCATAGGCCATGGCAAGCAAAACACCAGACTCTACAAAGGAAAGTGAGTGTATAAAGTAGGATTGAGAAAAACAGGCTACATTTCCAACCTCCCTGTGATCCAGCCAGAGGACTCCCAGCACCGTGGGCATTGTGGTCAAGGTCACTGCAAGGTCTGTGGCTGCCAGCATGGCCAGGAAATAGTACATAGGCTCATGAAGATTGTGATCTTCCTTAATGAGAAATAGGAGGATGCCATTGccaaaaatgacagaaatgtagATTAAAAAGAAGGGTATGGAAATCCAGTGGTGAGCTGCCTCCAATCCTGGAAAACCTGTCAACAGGAAGGAATTGAAGCTGCTGTTGGGCCACATGTTGGGTTTGCCAGAAGGAACGTCCTTTTTGTCAGTTATTACCACAGAAATGCAACTCTTCTTTCAGGGTATTGCTCCAAGTAAGTTGTTTCAGAATTCTTTCTTAAGGGTAATAATGAAATCAATATAAGCCATTGcttctaaaaacatatttttaagacAACCTGTATCTTTTGTGTTCTTAAATACATATTCCATGGATGACCCTTTACTTACATAATAAAATCCTTGGAGTTTCATATGGTCACccacattttaacaagacccccagGAAATGTGTGATGCACACTACAGCTTAGAAACCATTTCTATCACCCACGCATCAATCAGATTTCACAGAAGAATCCAGTCTTGAAAGATTTCAAGGAGCCCAGCCCTAAACTTATTCTAATCTACTATCCAAAGCTGTAATTGCCTTCACAGTAGTGATTCATAACTGACATTACCCCATGTATCTACAACTTCTCTGAATTCTCAACAAGTCaggaatcaaagagaaaaaagtatgtAAAAAGAAGCTGTGCCACTACCACTGCTGCTAAGGAGCCGACGGATATGAGGAGGAGGCACTTTGCTTCCAAATTTCATGGATGAGtgttgagaaaacaaaaattttcaccTTATTAGCCTCGGCCTGAACACTATATAAATACTCACTATTTACTACAATAGTCCGGAAGTTAGATGGTTGTAGACACTCAGGCTGGAATAAACGCATAGGTCAGCCAACAATGTGGCTCATGATAGAATTTATCCTTCAGTTTgaaaaaatttatcttttcttatttccatttagtttatttctctttccccattATTTTTCTGTAGGCCCACTACAGCAACTCCccagaatttctctcctttcaagTTTTCCAGTTGTATTCAAACAGCCATCTTTGTGACATCCTTCCTTTTATATCTAGGCATAGGCTTCCAAAACTGTCCTACCCAGTACTAAATGAGAGCTCTATTGCTGCTTAAATAACGAGTTTTCTGCTAGTGGAGGAAAGAGATATGCTGTTTAAGAAGATTTTCACATCTCTTCTGCCACAAGATTGTGGGCTTCTTGCATATAGAAACCATGTTTTATTCACTTTGCCTAACACCTAGCAAAGCACTTAACATACGgtatgcacacacactcatatgtTACATATAGacatcaattatatatatatatatatatatatatatatataatatatatatatacatgtacatatatacctatatgtgcatatgtacaaATACACGCATACGTATCCACGTATGCAATTATAGATGTATACGTTAATTCACTCAATATGTTGTGAGTGCCCACTATGTGAGAGACATGACATTTTAAGCACTGGAATTAAATGGCAATAAGAGAAAGTCTCTAGCCTTATAAGCCACAAAgtaagttagaaaataaataagaaaaatttagatACGTATAAGTGCAATTTTACAATAAAACAGCACTATTTAATAGATATTGATTGGGATGGTATTGAGTATCATAGTTTCCATGATCTGGGAGTGCATCTTTGAGGATATGTcatttgagctgaggcctgaaTAACAAAGAATAGCTGCCCATATGAAGTTCTAGAGGAAGATTGCTTCTTTGAGAGGGGAAATTAGCCTATCTGGAGCCTGTGAACAAACAAGAGAGGGACAATAGGTCATGTCAGAGATCTATGCAGTGGCCAGGTCTCATAGAGCCTTGTAGACAACAATGGGAACTTTGTCTTTACTACAAAGGTGATGATAAGACATtggagcatttaaaaaaaacacagtaGAGGAGGGGCCAGTGAGGTATtcaaatttgagtttttaaaatatcgtTGGACTGCTATTTAAAGAATTAGATAATCAAGTaagatgaaagaaaggagagtAGTTGGAAAGCTATTAAAACAATCCAGATGAAGAATGATGGTGACTTTGACTTGGAGAGcagtgaaaattaagaaaatgtaaacagaTAAGAATACTTTTTTTGAGGTAGTACCAAGTgttaatagtattttaaatggGAATGAGGGAAACACAAAATGAGAATGaatatttctttgttcatttatgaCTTAAGCAATTGGAAGATGGAGAAGTCATTTATTGAGAACGGGGAGTCTGAAGGAGATACATATTTACTTGTGAGGAAATCAAGGGTTATCAGTAAATATGTCTGAACTGGAGGAAATGAATGTCCAATATTTTTTCCTGTCACGTGCCATAACAGTTTGTTcagtctggtttttttttttcaaattaaaatgatctTCTCATTCATATGTGCTTCTGGGAAGTTATTTTGCCAGTGAAAGCTACCACCTTTAAGATACTTCCAGAGATAACCATCCTCTTACCTTGTCTCTATACAGATGAGATTTACCTGGAAGTTTTTAGCAGTGAAGAGATGCCTGGAAACTGGGCATGAGGCAATGATTCAGACCTTTTGGCCTGACCCTAATGGATAGAAAACTGATGGAAATGCTTCTCATTCTCCATACTCAATTCTCAGGAAAAAGACATAAACCAAAATTTAGTGCTGACTGAAAATATAATGTGTTATTTATTCTTCCATCACTGGATGAGAAGATAACCccactctcctcttcttatgTGTTCTAAATAcaacttcattcattttacttctctGACTTTTCAGCAATGTTCTTTAATCCAGTTGCTTAAGGcattttgtgaagaattctctcttgTAAAAGATTATATAACACAAGTAGTGAATCACTACAGAGAACACTACCCAAAGTGGAAGCAATTCTATTTTGCCAATAACCTTCAACTCAGGTTCCTCTTCTCTATTCCCAGAAATTCCATGCAGAGCTACCTTTACTTCATGCATTGGGGAATTAGCATGTCTTCAGTTAGGAACTTCTCTTGGTTTCTGAGTAGAGGGGGAGCTTGCGGGATGATGCAAAAGCTGAGGAAAGACCATGGGGAATGAAAGAGGTTATGAAGGTTGAGGAAAGAACCAAGAGGAAGAATCTATAGCTGAGTATGTCAAAATTCAGATAACCTTCTGCCATTTATGGCCATAacccttctctgtctcatttaAATCTCTTGTTGGATAAGAGATTCCTCTGTGTTCATCCTCTAGAAAGGACAAAAGACACATGGGATGGTTAACCATATTCATACTACTGGACATGACAGGTCTTAGGTACTCATGCCTAATTCTCTTTTCAAGTGCTATCAACTTCAGACTCACCAAGAGCCATAGGCTATAAAGATCCACTCCTTTTTTCCCCACCCGTCCTCTCTTTACACAGCTTATAGAGGGGTCTCCCTGTACCCTCTTTCTGCACCTGCTGGATGTTTTCCCATACTCACATGCACCATAGTTTGGTTTTTAGGAAGGAGGAGCAAGGTTCTTGGGTCTGGCCTGAAGACTCAGATCATATGGCTCCTTCTAAAAGTCATCTAAGAGAGCCAGTCAGTGAGGTTATTGACGAAGAAAGCATGTCTTcagagtttttccttttccagtaaATTGGgatcttaagaaatattttctctatcttAATTCCTCCTATGAAGGAGATGGAACAATTAATTAATCTCCCCAAGGTCTTAAAGCAGCTTCTACAAATAAGGTACTGAGCTAATAGAGTCTCACTTGGCAGCTTTATGTGTGAGAAGTCAGAGCTCTTGTTTTTATGGCCCCAGCAGACCCTGGCATCACCTATAGGAGGCTGTTTATCCTCCACATCTACTTCAAAGTTCAAATCACTCCCTGTTGCTCTCAGGGGCAAACAAGCGTCTTCTTGGCCTGAGTCCTTTGAATTCTAATTATATGTTCTGCTTGATTTATCTCAAAGCTAGCTTGAGAGTGGACAGTTAGATGGACTAGAGTCAATATGGTAAAAGTCAGTCAGCCTCCCCTAATACCCAACATGAACCCACAATCTGCAGTTCTTACTATTCCTTTATTGAGTTCATCTTGCCAGAATTTTTCTCTTACCCTAGAAATGCAGTGAACATACTTGTAACACAGTGCTCCAGCTAGGCACACCTCATCACTTTAGTCCCAGGAATGATAATATCTGTGGTTTCCCCTTCAACTCTGATAGGAACCATCCTGCCAGTTACTGGTTTTAGCggtaaataaacatatattatcagaaaaataaattttctgtcccTGAAGAAGTCTCATTTTTACATGCTTTGTTAGAATTAAAGTAACATGTAATGCAAATCAGAGACACAGATGATTTCTGCTGGAATCATCAACTGGTTACtagctgttatgggctgaactgtgtcaaTCCAAAAAAACTCagatgttgaagttctaactctcagtacctcagaatgtgactgtatttggacacTGGCCTATAAGGAGGtaactaagttaaaatgagactgagtgggccctaatctaGTCTGAccagtgttcttataagaagaggaaatttaagCTCACAGAGATACCAGTGTGCATGGAGGAAAAAACATATGATGgctcagggagaagatggccgtctgcaagccaaggagacaggctccaaaagaaaccagccctgctacTACCCTTATCCTGGACTTCTAGCTTCTACaactatgagaaaacaaaagtctgttgtttaaaccactcagtctgtgatactttgttgtggcagccctaggtAACTAGTACACTAGCAATGTAAATGTGGACAAACTACATAATCTCTTTAACACAATGTATATTTAGgtataaacttaaaaaatgtacAGTGCTGGATGCTACAAATTACAAAATACTGGTCAATAACATCAAATGGAGAGACATATCATTTTTATGGATTGCAATACTCAATATAGTAAAAAtgccaattttccccaaattcattTATAGTTTAATGCAATTCCTGTAAAAATCCAAGCAAAACATTTTAGAGacatagacaagcttattctaaaatttctgtGGGAAGACAAAGAATCTAAAGAGCTAAAACAattgtgaaaaagaataaaatgcaaagaataaCTCTATTCAATGTTAAGGTTTATTGTATAGCTATGGTAATCAAGATTGTATGGTattgatggagagagagacatttGAAACAATAGAACAGAGTctagaacccagaaatagacccccataGATATGCTCAATtgattttttagaatttttctcttagcttttatttttaaaaatttccccagctttattgagatgtaattgacatacagcattaagtttaaggtgtacaatgtgatcaTTTCATAACATATCtatcgtgaaatgattaccacaataaggttaataAACAcctctatcacctcacataattaccatttttttttgtggtgagaacatttaaaatttactcttaGAAACTTTTAAGAACATAATACACTATTGTTTGTCATCGTGCTAACCATGCtatgcattagatccccagaacttattcagaGTCAATCAACCACTGGGTAGGGTCTATCACTTCATCTATGTACTTTGATGATTTGAGAACCTGATCAAAATCAGGCTGTAAGATGGTCAGAAAATCAATTTGTATGTGAAGGGAAAATGATCTTTCAATGACTCAAAAAGAACAcacactatgtgtcaggcattgtgccaAGATTAAACTACTGAGAATGGAACCACGGGAAACCCTACAGAtagaataatcaaaataatagCTTAAAATTTTGAACTATCCAGAAAGGAATGTTAAGGACAAAGCTTAGGAGGTTTAAAAACAATGAAGAGAGAGATGATATATTTGAGATAGAGGAGAAAGTGTcaggaaaagtgaaagaaaagagtCCAGGAGATGGTGAGGGAACAGGTGAGAGGTCTGAGCAGGATATCTGGGTGTCTGCATGGAGCCCACAGCTCATGTGGTGGGGTTGGAGACTGGAAATTAGTTTCTCATCAATGAAAACCCAAGTCCGCTTTAAGACAGAGATTCTGGGGGATGATGGGTGGCTGCAGGGATGAGGCAAAAGTCTAGGGCTTTTAACCCCTCTAGAACTCACAGCTAATCTCTCATATCAAAAAAACAGCTCAGAGTAAATCAAGTACAGCACTCAGCTTTGCagtatgaaaacagaaaagaaaggcagCAAGCTTGGTTGGACTCCTAAATACTACAAAGATTTCTTCCTAATTCCTGGAATCTTCCTAATCCACCATGCCTGGAAAGCACTGTGTCATTTGCTTAATGTGTCACCTTGGACTTGTAGCCAATAcaactctgtaaaatgggggaaataggCTATTGTGAGGATTTTACACAAGAATGAGGCACATGTAGTATCCTACAGTCCTGATACATAATGGAAACTCAACAATTATTTGTTCCTGCATTTGCCTTTCCACTCCATCTTCCCTGTCTGGTGCACCAACTCCTGCATCTTTAACTCTCCATAAGTTGAATATTTTCTGAGCCTTTCACTTACAGGCAGGAGTCAGctattccttctcttctcacccCTGTGAAGGCAGAGCTCCTTTTCCTTCAATCTAGTCCCAGACCTCCAGGCTTTCTTTCGTCCTTAGCTACCATCAGAAGTCCCCACACTCACCCACCACTCTCCATCTTTCATTTCACCTTCCACTCATGTTTTATCCACTGCTCAGATGAACTCCAGTTTAACACTTTCAGTTACAGTCAAAACCAGGCTCCTCAAAACCCCATCATCTTCTATCTCTTTCCCAAGCTTCTTAAGAAAATTTGACACATAGGGCGAATGAATGATCCTCATGCATACCCACCAGATAGAGAGCGAAGTGTTCTTCTCAGTAATAGTAACACAACTTCAAAAGCAAAGAGTAATTTACTCCTTGCAAAGCACTTCTCCTTTGGcaattccattccattctcaCACCCTGTGTGAAAAGTATgactgagaaagacagaaattacTAGGACCATTTAAAGATAATGAAACCAAAGCTCAAGATAAAGTGACTTTCCCAACATCATTATTGTTACAAAATAGTGGAGCTGGAACTTCACCCATATTCTTCTGATGGTGAAAACTCAGTAATcttccagacttttttttctttttgaggagggagactggccctgagctaacatctcttggcAATCTTCcaccattttgtatgtgggatgccaccacaccacaGCCTTacaagtggtgtgtatgtctgcatccgggatccaaacctgtgaaccccaggccactgaagcggagggagcaaactcaaccactaagcAATCAAGCCAGCCCTTTACAGACATTTTTTCATGGGCCAAAAGGGGTCCTGGGAGTTATGCATTAAACTCATAGCAAGATGTTCTTTTCAAAGCATGTGAAATGTACAGCCCATACAAACCATAACAGAAAGTGGccccatttttctctggctgatgCCACCAATGCATGCTTCCTTTACTCCCAGAGATTGGCTGCTTGTACCAGATGATACCTTAAAATTCGAGTGTCACAGAGCCTTCTCACTTTTGCTAAATCTCATCAGACtccatagctttttaaaaatattctccttaggggtctggccccatggcatagtggttaagttcagtgtcaTGGGATCACAGCTTCAGATCCCCATCCTAGACCTATGCCATTCCTCAGTGATGCtgaggtggcgacccacatagaaaaaagaaaaaaaggatagaggaagattggcaatagatgttagctcagggaaaatcttcctcaccaaaaaatatatatatatgtatgtatatatatgatctCCTTAAACTTGCCTAAGTAACTAATTTCTATCTTTGTATCTCCAATAGGTGATACACAACAGTAATTTGTCTTCTGCTGTTAATAAATAGTGCTCTCAAATATCTAGCATAAAGTGCACCCTTTACTgttcatttttgtatctatattatGAAATTTTGAATTCTATGAGACACAGCACATCAAAAACTAAGATACTATGATTCCAGACAACATAGATCTTGAAATTTATGTGTTTTGGAGATGAACACATATAATTAATTCATATCATTTTGTATTCTCCCAAAAGTCTCCAGAACTTCATCAACTGGATTTTCCCTCCAGAAATATTGAATATTAGGCATTCCCTCAAATCAActaagtctattttattttattttatttgcttatttgtttattaccTGTTTTGCCATAGAATGTTTATACTTGCTCTTCCAACACTGCTTAGAATCAATTTTCTACTGATCCTTTAGGTTTCATATTTTCTGGGAAAACTTTACATCTATCCTCAATATCACCAGTCAAGAAAAGGAGCACCATGAAAACGCCCACTAAGTTCCAACACCATCAGGGCACTGTTTAAGTAgagtgatttcttctttcattttgtttttattttcttggttgtATAATTTATAAGCACATCAACCAGGTTTATTCTGGATACATTGCTGTATCCCTGGCATATGGTCCTATAAACTTATTTATAGTCAACCCTGAAAAATAAGTAGAATTGTTTTTTATACATTCTATTCCACTATACCTAGGAATCTCCAGGATAGTACTAAATTACCATCCTTGCTACCAGTGGAAGTCAAGACTGATAAACAGCATATGAACAGGCAGCATACTCAAGGAGACTTCTACAGAACTATCACTTCTATTGCATCACCTGAAGggaatattttcctctttgcaaGGCCTGTAATGTGGCTCAACACCACTGCTTAACTCTTTCTACT
This region includes:
- the LOC103554310 gene encoding olfactory receptor 51B5-like translates to MWPNSSFNSFLLTGFPGLEAAHHWISIPFFLIYISVIFGNGILLFLIKEDHNLHEPMYYFLAMLAATDLAVTLTTMPTVLGVLWLDHREVGNVACFSQSYFIHSLSFVESGVLLAMAYDRFIAICNPLRYTSILTDTQVVKIGFGVMMRGFVSVVPPILPLYFFPYCHSHVLSHAFCLHQDVIKLACADTTFNRLYPIVLVVLIFVLDSVIILISYVLILKSVLRITSREEKAKTLNTCVSHICCVLVFYITVIGLSLIHRFGKQVPHIVHLIMSYVYFLFPPLMNPVIYSAKTKQIQSGILYLFTTHRVGA